DNA from Coleofasciculus sp. FACHB-1120:
ATGGTGGAAATTCCTGTTGCCGAAGGCATCGCATAATTTTAGAAATTACTACATATTTGTACTGATTTTTCAATGCGTAAGTCCTAGGATTTTGCTTGAACATACTTGCAGAAAAGTTTACACCGGGATTTCAATAATAAATGCTGTTCCTTCACCTAGAACCGAGTTAACACTCAATTTTCCACCATGAGTTTCTTCAACTATTTGACGAGCGATCGCCAATCCCAACCCCGTTCCTTTACCGACTGGTTTGGTTGTGAATAGATGGTCGAATACTTTTTGCTGAATGTTTTCTTTCATTCCTACTCCGTTATCGGCAATACGAATGATAACGTGCCGATTGTCTGGTGTCGGACGGGTTTGAATGCTAATGCAATGGGGATTTGGTTTCATTGCTTCTAAAGTGCGTCCTTTATTAGACTCTTCTAAAGCATCGATAGCATTCGCGAGGATATTCATAAATACCTGATTTAACTGTCCGGCAAAACAATCAACTAGAGGTAAATCTCCATAGTCTTTTACTACCTCAATAGCGGGACAAGCGTTACTAGGTTTTAAACGGTGTTTGAGAATCAAAATCGTGCTGTCAATTCCGTCGTGAAGATTGAATGGAACTTTGCGATCGCGATCGGCTCTGGAAAAGGTTCGCAAACTGCTAGTAATGCCGCGAATTCGTTCGACACCCAACTTCATCGAGTCAATCAACTTCGGTAAATCTTCTCGCAAATACGCCAGATCGATCGCTTCGATTTCCTCTTCAATCTCGGCATCGGGATTGGGAAGCTTTTTCTGATACAGATCGATCAGCTCAAACAAGTCTTTAATATAATCTTTAGCTGGTTTCAGATTTCCACCAATAAAGCCAACTGGATTGTTAATTTCGTGAGCCACTCCGGCAACCAGATTGCCGAGTGCAGACATCTTTTCGCTCTGTACGAGTTGCAGTTGCGCTTGCTGCAAGTTAGAAAGGGCATCTTGTGCTCGCTGATAGAGACGCGCATTTTCTAGCGAGATTGCAGCTTGGGTACACAGGAGATTGAGGATTTCAACGCGATCGCTCGTAAAGACCCCAGTAGTCAGGTTATTCTCCAAGTAAAGAATGCCCAGCAATTTACCTTGATGAAGAATTGGAGCGCACATCAAGCTTTTAGGCTGCTGGCGGATAACGTAAGGATCTGCCATTAAGAAAGGATGAGCTGTAGGGTTACTAACCACTGAGGGTTGTAAGGTGTGCTTGACGCTGTTGATGAATGCAATCGGAATCTCCTCCAGACTATCTTCGAGGGGAATCGGCTCCATGATGGAGCAATAAGTAACTGTGCTAATTGCTTCAACGACCAACTGATTCTCTTTAAGCAACAGCAAAGCACATTTGTCCGCACCCGCATTTTCAATCACTACTTGCAGCAATGTCGAGAGCAATTGCTCTAAATGGATTTCGCTAGAGAGGGTTTGGGAGGCTTTGAGAACCGTTTTTAGATCTAATGCGGCAGATATGCTGTTACTAGATGTAGATGATTTACTAGTAATCGTATGGGATGCAAGAGTATGCGTTGCATGGAGCGTTATCTCTGATGCCAGTTGTAATTCATCCGGTTGCAAAATTAATGCCAGAAGTTCGGGATAGGATTGCTCCAAATTGCTCACCTTAGCTGTAGCTCCCCAGCGGGCATAGCCGTAGTAAGCATCGTGTAGGTAGTCTCTAGCAACGCGGGGTTTTCCCCACTCTAGATAGAATTTGGCTGCTAATTCATTTGCTAAGGCAACTTCTTGGAGATATTCATTTTCTGTCGATCGTGCGATCGCACGATCGTAGAATTCCAATGCTTCTGATTTGTCCTCTAATACTCGGTATCTTTCGGCTTCAACTAAATAAAATTTGTGTCGGTGATTTGCTGGAGCGAGTTGCGCCCAACTTTTCATCTTTTCCTGGTTTTTAGCTACCCGTTGAAGAATGCTTTGTTGTTCTACTTCGGAAACCCGAGAATAAATTGCTAGATGCGCTAAAGAATCGTAGGTATAAAAGAGGGGAACTACAAACAATCCCGTCGCACTACTGAGGTAATTTTCGGCGGCAATCGCGGCTTCAACTGCCATCTCAACTTTTCCAAATAGATAATATAAAATAAGTTGACTCACATAGAAATAGGACAGGGCTGTGCGATCGCCAGCTCGCTCGATCTTGGGTAGCATTTCATCGCGATCAAAAGCATTTCCAGTCAATTGCCACGCCTCAGCCGCATCTTCAGTTAAATTCAAAATCGCTTGCTGAAAAATAGTGAGATGACTGGAAAGCCCTGCTTGGTTGAGTTGATTCAGTTGAGCGCGGAAGGTAGAACTTTCTCGGCTCAGTTCGATTAGTTCTTTACCGACAAACCAGGAGTGCATAACATAACCAAATGCACAAATAGTTGCTGCTTCTAAATCGCCTGTTTCCAGTCCAACTTGATACCCTTCTCGGAAAAACGGCAGGCTTTCTCTAAGGGGTTCTTTCCAATGCCAAATACTAAAGTGAACTCCGACATAGACTCTAGCTTTTAATTCTTTTGTATTAAAATATTCGAGCAGCTTTAATGCGAGTTGTCCGAATTGATAGCCCCTGTCTACGTCTCCTATTACCCCACAAAGCATCAATCCATAATAGGCATAACCATTTGTAGAAAATGAACTATTGCCATATCGAACGGATAAATTGACCTGTTCGAGGACAATAAACGGTAAGAGCGTTGGAGCTGCAACAAAGGCAACCGAAGAAACAGCCGCAAGAATCCGTACAACTGCTAACTTGTTAGGCTCTGTTATTTGGGGCAAATCGATTAAATCCAGCGGTTGCCTTCCAGCCAAGATGGATTTAGTCGTCTCGAATGCCAGTGCAGTATCTGATTGGCTGGGTTGCTCTGGAATAGTGGTTCCCAAACGCTCTACAATCTTCAGAGCAATCCGTACGGCTTCTACAAATTGATGTTGAGCTTGAGCGGCTTGAATTTGAACTTCATAGACCTCGATCGTATCTAACAGCGTTTTAGAGTGTTCTGTAACGCTCGCTGCCAATTGTTTCATCTGCTCGAAGTTGCCACTCAGATAAGCTGCTTCAGTAGCAGATTTGTAAAGTGCTAGGGTTGTTTCGTACTGAGTTTGCCAGCCATCTTCAGGCAGCAAATCGATCCCGGTCGTGCAATATTGAAATGCGGCTATATAGGCGGTTGCGGCTCTAGCTTTTTGTCCGGCTTTCAGATTGAGTTGGGCGAGTTCCGTTTGTTGAGTTTTATCGAATATTAGAGATTTCCCAATATTAAGTTGATTGACAATCTCAAACAGTTTCTCTTCTTGTTCGGCAACCGATGTATGAGTCAGTAACAGTTGCCCGATTTTAAGGTGAGCGATTTGTTTTTGCTCGTCTGGAATCAGGGAATAAGCAGCTTGCTGGACGCGATCGTGCAAGAATTTGTAAGAACACGAGTCAGAATCGAGAAGTTCCGAGCTGGAGGGATTTTGTCCCCTCAATTCTGACTTTTCCTGGAAAAACTTATAAACCTCACTGGTGGGTAAAACCAATCCCTCTTGCAAAGCTTTCCATAAGTCTGAAGCAGTCTCGGCTTGAGATTTTTCGTCAACGATCGCCAGGGTTGCTAAGTCAAACTTGTTGCCAATGCAGGCGGCAAGTTTCAGCACTGTTTGAGCGGATGCGGGCAACTTCTGCAACTGATGCGCCATAAATTCAACCACATCATCCGTCAATGCCAGCGCTCGAATTTGAGCAATGTCACACTGCCAGTACCCAATTTCAGTGTTGAATGTAATCCATCCTTCTTCATGTAACGCTTTGAGAAATTGGGTGGCAAAGAAGGGATTGCCTTGAGTTTTTTGGTACACCAATTCTGTCAGCGGTGCAGCAATCTCTTGCGAACAACTCAGAGTATCTGCAACCAGGTAGTTGAGGTCATTTTGAATCAGGGGTTTCAGAGTGATGGTGTTGACTACGGCACCGCTGCTGCGAACTTCATCCAGCGTCAGCATTAGAGGATGAGCAGGAGAAACCTCGTTATCTCGGTAAGCGCCAATTAACAGAAGGTAGCCAGCGTGAGTGTCGCTCATTAGCAATTGCATCAACTTGAGCGATGCCGAATCTGCCCACTGCAAGTCATCGAGAAAGATGACTAAGGGATGGTCTTGGGTGGTAAATACCTGTATAAACTTTGGGAACAACAAGTTGAAGCGATTTTGACTCGCATTCCCAACCTGTTCGGCAACAGGTGGCTGTTGACCGATAATTCGTTCGAGTTCGGGGATGACTTGAATAATGACCTGTCCGTTTTCTCCCAGTGCTGAGAGAATTTTGGCTTTCCATCGCTCCAATTGTTCGTCTGTCTCGCTCAACAGTTGTCCCATTAAGTCGCGAAACGCTTGGACAAAGGCAGCGAAGGGAATGTTGCGGTTGAATTGGTCAAATTTTCCTTTGATGAAATAGCCTCGTTGCTGGACAATGGGTTTGTGGACTTCGTTGACAACTGCTGTCTTGCCAATCCCGGAAAACCCGGCAACGAGCATTATTTCGCTGCTTCCTTGACTGACGTGATTGAAGGCATTGAGTAGGATTTCTACTTCAGTTTGCCGGCCATAGAGCTTTTCTGAGATGAGAAAGCGATCGCAAATATCTCGCTCTCCCAACTCAAATAGTTGGATTTGTCCCGCTTGTAATTCTTGCAAGCATCGTTCTAGATCGTGTTTGAGTCCAAGAACATTTTGATAGCGGTCTTCCGCATTTTTCGCCATCAGTTTACTGACGATGTTTGACAGTACCAAGGGAATATCTGGATTCAAGCTACAAACGGTAGGCGGCTGCTTGGCAACATGACAATGCACCAATTCCATCGGATCGTGGGATGGAAAGGGTAGTTGGCCGGTGAGCAATTCAAAGAAGGTAATGCCCAGGGAATAGAAATCGCTGCGATAGTCGATTCCCCGGTTCATGCGTCCGGTTTGTTCTGGGGAGAGATAAGCTAGGGTGCCTTCTAGTCCGTTTGGGTTTTGAGTGGTGTAGGTTTCTCGTGGCAGCAGGGAGGAAATGCTGAAGTCAATCAGCTTGACTTGTTTGGTTTGAGGATTAATTAGAATGTTGGCAGGTTTGAGGTCTTTGTGAATAACTCGGTTTCGGTAGAGTCCGTTGAGAATGTCAGTTATTTGAATGGCGATGTCTAAAAACTCATCTAGCGCCAGCGCACGAGTCTTGGCATAGTCTTTGAGGGAAATACCACCAAAATCTTCCATTACCAGGGCATAGCTGTTGCGATAGGGTTCTAGAGTGTAGGCTTCAACGACTCCCGGCAGACATAGATTTTTGGCGATGGCGTATTGATTGCGAAATTGCAGCAGTTCGCTGAAGCTGGGATACTCGCGCTTCAGAACTTTGATCACCGCCGGATGTCGATCGGTTTCGCGGATGGCTCGATAAACTAGGGTCCTAGAGCCACTGTACAGTTGCTCGATCGCGCGGTATCCGGCAATTACGTGAGTTAAATCTCCGGCGACATTCATCTGGACTGTCCTATCTATAGCGATGACTTCTATTAACCAATCTGCCCATCAGTTCGTTAGATTTAACAAAAATGCGAGCTGATGTGTTGGCAATTAAATATAAATACACATAGAGAGCGAAAAGAGGCTTTCTTCTGTTAACAATTAATATAACTATACATTCAGTACCTCGATTGCGTTCCATTCTGTACGCGATCGACCCCCAGGTTTTTAAACAACTTTTTGACGACTATAATTGATGCGCGATCGTTAATGACAATCTCAGGGTTTTCCAACGAGTTTGATCGCGAACAATCGGTCAAAAATCCTCTGCTTTACCTACCTACTTGATTTGCTTCTTCAATTGCGTCAATGGCATTCGCTATAAGGTTGGCAAACACCCGATGAGTCTGTCTGCAAAAGCCTTTAATGAGAGACAAATTTCGATATTCTTTGTTGATTATTTTTTCTATTAAACGTAAATTGCTCGTTATTGTCCCTCATTCCCCAACCCCTTTTTTACGAGGGGAGAAGGGGAAGTTTGTTAGTCTTGCGATTGTTTGGCGATCGCCAGATACTCATCCCAGTTTGT
Protein-coding regions in this window:
- a CDS encoding ATP-binding sensor histidine kinase, with amino-acid sequence MNVAGDLTHVIAGYRAIEQLYSGSRTLVYRAIRETDRHPAVIKVLKREYPSFSELLQFRNQYAIAKNLCLPGVVEAYTLEPYRNSYALVMEDFGGISLKDYAKTRALALDEFLDIAIQITDILNGLYRNRVIHKDLKPANILINPQTKQVKLIDFSISSLLPRETYTTQNPNGLEGTLAYLSPEQTGRMNRGIDYRSDFYSLGITFFELLTGQLPFPSHDPMELVHCHVAKQPPTVCSLNPDIPLVLSNIVSKLMAKNAEDRYQNVLGLKHDLERCLQELQAGQIQLFELGERDICDRFLISEKLYGRQTEVEILLNAFNHVSQGSSEIMLVAGFSGIGKTAVVNEVHKPIVQQRGYFIKGKFDQFNRNIPFAAFVQAFRDLMGQLLSETDEQLERWKAKILSALGENGQVIIQVIPELERIIGQQPPVAEQVGNASQNRFNLLFPKFIQVFTTQDHPLVIFLDDLQWADSASLKLMQLLMSDTHAGYLLLIGAYRDNEVSPAHPLMLTLDEVRSSGAVVNTITLKPLIQNDLNYLVADTLSCSQEIAAPLTELVYQKTQGNPFFATQFLKALHEEGWITFNTEIGYWQCDIAQIRALALTDDVVEFMAHQLQKLPASAQTVLKLAACIGNKFDLATLAIVDEKSQAETASDLWKALQEGLVLPTSEVYKFFQEKSELRGQNPSSSELLDSDSCSYKFLHDRVQQAAYSLIPDEQKQIAHLKIGQLLLTHTSVAEQEEKLFEIVNQLNIGKSLIFDKTQQTELAQLNLKAGQKARAATAYIAAFQYCTTGIDLLPEDGWQTQYETTLALYKSATEAAYLSGNFEQMKQLAASVTEHSKTLLDTIEVYEVQIQAAQAQHQFVEAVRIALKIVERLGTTIPEQPSQSDTALAFETTKSILAGRQPLDLIDLPQITEPNKLAVVRILAAVSSVAFVAAPTLLPFIVLEQVNLSVRYGNSSFSTNGYAYYGLMLCGVIGDVDRGYQFGQLALKLLEYFNTKELKARVYVGVHFSIWHWKEPLRESLPFFREGYQVGLETGDLEAATICAFGYVMHSWFVGKELIELSRESSTFRAQLNQLNQAGLSSHLTIFQQAILNLTEDAAEAWQLTGNAFDRDEMLPKIERAGDRTALSYFYVSQLILYYLFGKVEMAVEAAIAAENYLSSATGLFVVPLFYTYDSLAHLAIYSRVSEVEQQSILQRVAKNQEKMKSWAQLAPANHRHKFYLVEAERYRVLEDKSEALEFYDRAIARSTENEYLQEVALANELAAKFYLEWGKPRVARDYLHDAYYGYARWGATAKVSNLEQSYPELLALILQPDELQLASEITLHATHTLASHTITSKSSTSSNSISAALDLKTVLKASQTLSSEIHLEQLLSTLLQVVIENAGADKCALLLLKENQLVVEAISTVTYCSIMEPIPLEDSLEEIPIAFINSVKHTLQPSVVSNPTAHPFLMADPYVIRQQPKSLMCAPILHQGKLLGILYLENNLTTGVFTSDRVEILNLLCTQAAISLENARLYQRAQDALSNLQQAQLQLVQSEKMSALGNLVAGVAHEINNPVGFIGGNLKPAKDYIKDLFELIDLYQKKLPNPDAEIEEEIEAIDLAYLREDLPKLIDSMKLGVERIRGITSSLRTFSRADRDRKVPFNLHDGIDSTILILKHRLKPSNACPAIEVVKDYGDLPLVDCFAGQLNQVFMNILANAIDALEESNKGRTLEAMKPNPHCISIQTRPTPDNRHVIIRIADNGVGMKENIQQKVFDHLFTTKPVGKGTGLGLAIARQIVEETHGGKLSVNSVLGEGTAFIIEIPV